The Thermoplasmata archaeon genome window below encodes:
- a CDS encoding DNA-directed RNA polymerase subunit B: protein MREIVDAFFRERSIVNHHLASFNDFLPTNDNPNSRMQRIVDDARVSEDAGERGVVRLDVQKTKSSIHVRVGRRRDTRTNLVNPSAESTIFVGQPFVKEPVGSKPTLTPMEARLRNLTYQAPIYLNVTVVENGVERAPETVHIGDMPIMVKSRPCNLNRVNIERDSGVPISDEEYRAKLVEYGEDPLDPGGYFIIGGTERVIISLEDLAPNRIFAEYSERYGTPIESAKVFSQRGGYRSLTVVEKKKDGLLQVSVPTASGQIPLTILMKALGMNNDEEIFQAVLGELLPLDEPFVQTMKHLLNVNLEECLSKKNYPPEGILNPEQALLFLEKKFATGQAKEYRQRKVDGILDRSLLPHLGDTREDRLKKALYLARMARTVLELHLKERGEDDKDHYANKRLKLAGDLMEDLFRVAFSLLLKDLKYQLERSFARKKDLRIASAIRPDLLTQRLVHALATGNWVGGRSGVSQVLDRTSHMSTISHLRRVTSPLTRSQPHFEARDLHPTQWGRLCPNETPEGQNCGLVKNYALCVDVSEGADEEEVALILRDLNTREIGPEVFRESAAPKGKRAARVYVNGNLIGLHSNPIELVREIRERRRAGTLSPTLGEKTYEINVRYDEAMNEVIVHSDSGRLRRPLVFVQNATPKVSRSDLEELTIGTRTYSDLIRAGAVEWMDAEEEEDALIAVEASVPPDRCPKCEHALSRSDVKWLSAGGKGQGATVECGHCHATFETPTLLDPRHTHLEIDPNLMLGVTTGLIPYPEHNSAPRNTMGSAMAKQALGVESVNYRRRPDTRGHLLHYPQSPLLRTQTMRYVHFTERPAGQNFVVAVLSFEGYNMQDALVFSRGSIERGLGRSSFFRTYRGEERKYPGGQEDRFEIPRPDVTGARVDTAYRNLAEDGLIFPELEVSEGDVLVGKTSPPRFLEEKTDLLTPQKRRETSVTVRFGESGWVDNVILTEGENISKLVKVKVRNQRIPELGDKFASRHGQKGVIGLIVPQENMPFTMNGMSPDLLINPHAIPSRMTVAHVLEMLGGKVGALEGRTIDGTAFSGEREEALREGLQALGLHPSGRETLYDGMTGRRFEAEIFMGVIYYQKLHHMVAGKMHMRSRGPVQILTRQPTEGRSRQGGLRFGEMERDCLIGHGVAMVIKDRLLDQSDGTIQYVCGNSECGHIAIPDARAGSLRCPSCGNTSSIYPIEMSYSFKLLLEELIGLGVIMRLELEEMR from the coding sequence ATGCGAGAAATCGTAGACGCCTTCTTCCGGGAGCGGTCGATCGTCAACCACCATCTCGCGAGTTTCAACGATTTCCTACCGACAAACGACAACCCGAACTCGCGGATGCAGCGGATCGTCGACGATGCCCGCGTCAGCGAGGACGCCGGCGAGCGCGGCGTCGTCCGCCTCGACGTTCAGAAGACGAAGAGCTCTATTCACGTCCGCGTCGGGCGGCGCCGGGACACCCGCACGAACCTCGTGAACCCGTCGGCGGAGTCCACCATTTTCGTCGGACAGCCGTTCGTCAAGGAGCCCGTCGGCTCTAAGCCCACCTTGACCCCGATGGAAGCGCGTCTGCGCAACCTCACCTACCAAGCCCCGATCTACCTCAACGTCACCGTCGTCGAGAACGGCGTCGAGCGCGCGCCGGAGACCGTGCACATCGGCGACATGCCTATCATGGTCAAGAGCCGCCCGTGCAACCTCAACCGCGTCAACATCGAGCGCGACTCCGGTGTCCCCATCTCCGATGAGGAGTACCGTGCGAAGCTCGTCGAGTACGGGGAAGATCCCCTCGACCCCGGCGGATATTTCATCATCGGTGGAACGGAACGCGTCATCATCAGCCTCGAAGACCTCGCACCGAACCGGATCTTCGCGGAGTACAGCGAGCGGTACGGGACGCCCATCGAGAGCGCTAAAGTGTTCAGCCAGCGCGGTGGGTACCGGTCGCTCACGGTCGTCGAGAAGAAGAAGGACGGGCTCCTCCAGGTCAGCGTCCCGACGGCGAGCGGGCAGATCCCGCTCACGATCCTGATGAAGGCCCTCGGGATGAACAACGACGAGGAGATCTTCCAGGCGGTCCTCGGAGAGCTGTTGCCGCTGGACGAACCGTTCGTCCAGACGATGAAGCACCTCCTCAATGTCAATCTCGAGGAGTGCCTTTCGAAGAAGAACTACCCGCCCGAGGGGATCCTCAACCCGGAACAGGCGCTCCTGTTCCTCGAGAAGAAGTTCGCGACGGGGCAGGCGAAGGAGTACCGGCAGCGCAAAGTGGACGGCATCCTCGACCGCTCGCTCCTCCCGCACCTCGGGGACACGCGCGAAGACCGGCTGAAGAAGGCGCTGTACCTCGCGCGCATGGCGCGGACGGTCCTCGAGCTTCACCTCAAGGAGCGAGGAGAGGACGACAAGGATCACTACGCGAACAAGCGCCTCAAGCTCGCCGGCGACCTGATGGAGGATCTCTTCCGCGTCGCCTTCAGCCTCCTGCTCAAGGACCTGAAGTACCAGCTCGAGCGCTCGTTCGCGCGCAAGAAGGACCTGCGGATCGCGAGCGCCATCCGCCCGGATCTGCTCACCCAGCGTCTGGTCCACGCCCTCGCGACGGGAAACTGGGTCGGAGGTCGGTCGGGAGTCAGCCAGGTCCTCGACCGGACCAGTCACATGTCCACGATCAGCCACCTGCGCCGGGTCACGAGCCCGCTCACGCGCAGCCAACCCCACTTCGAGGCGCGCGATCTGCACCCCACCCAGTGGGGGCGCCTGTGCCCGAACGAGACCCCCGAAGGTCAGAATTGCGGCCTCGTCAAGAACTACGCGCTGTGCGTCGATGTCTCCGAAGGCGCCGACGAGGAGGAGGTGGCGCTGATCCTGCGCGATCTCAACACCCGCGAGATCGGCCCCGAGGTCTTCCGCGAATCGGCCGCCCCGAAGGGGAAGAGGGCCGCGCGTGTCTACGTCAATGGGAATCTCATCGGGCTGCATTCGAACCCGATCGAGCTCGTGCGCGAGATCCGCGAGCGCCGCCGCGCGGGGACGCTCTCGCCCACGCTCGGGGAGAAGACCTACGAGATCAATGTCCGGTATGACGAAGCGATGAACGAGGTCATCGTGCACTCCGACTCCGGTCGGCTACGCCGCCCGCTCGTCTTCGTTCAGAACGCGACCCCCAAGGTCAGCCGCTCCGACCTCGAGGAGCTCACGATCGGGACCCGGACGTACTCCGACCTCATCCGGGCCGGCGCCGTCGAGTGGATGGATGCGGAAGAGGAGGAGGACGCCCTCATCGCGGTGGAGGCGTCGGTGCCTCCCGACCGGTGCCCCAAGTGCGAGCACGCGCTCAGCCGCTCCGACGTCAAATGGCTCTCCGCGGGCGGCAAGGGCCAGGGTGCCACCGTTGAGTGCGGGCACTGCCACGCCACCTTCGAGACGCCCACGCTGCTCGATCCGCGCCACACGCACTTGGAGATCGACCCGAACCTGATGCTCGGTGTCACGACCGGCCTCATCCCGTACCCGGAGCACAACTCCGCTCCGCGGAACACGATGGGCTCGGCGATGGCGAAGCAGGCGCTCGGCGTCGAGTCGGTGAACTACCGTCGCCGTCCTGACACGCGGGGTCATCTGTTGCATTATCCGCAGTCGCCGCTGCTTCGCACGCAGACGATGCGCTACGTGCACTTCACCGAGCGTCCCGCCGGCCAGAATTTCGTAGTCGCGGTCCTATCCTTCGAGGGATACAACATGCAGGACGCGCTCGTCTTCTCGCGGGGATCGATCGAGCGCGGGCTCGGCCGCTCCTCGTTCTTCCGGACGTACCGGGGCGAGGAACGCAAGTATCCCGGCGGTCAGGAAGATCGCTTCGAGATCCCACGGCCGGATGTGACGGGAGCACGCGTCGACACCGCCTACCGCAATCTCGCCGAGGACGGCCTCATCTTCCCCGAGCTCGAGGTCAGCGAAGGCGACGTGCTCGTCGGCAAGACGAGCCCGCCGCGCTTCCTGGAGGAGAAGACCGACCTGCTGACGCCTCAGAAACGCCGCGAGACGAGCGTCACCGTCCGCTTTGGGGAGTCCGGCTGGGTCGACAACGTGATCCTGACGGAGGGAGAGAATATCTCCAAGCTCGTCAAGGTCAAGGTCCGCAACCAGCGCATTCCCGAGCTCGGCGACAAGTTCGCGAGCCGGCACGGGCAGAAGGGGGTCATTGGCCTCATCGTCCCCCAGGAGAACATGCCGTTCACGATGAATGGAATGTCGCCGGACCTGCTGATCAATCCGCATGCCATCCCGTCGCGCATGACGGTCGCCCATGTCCTCGAGATGTTGGGAGGCAAGGTCGGCGCGCTCGAGGGCCGCACGATCGACGGCACGGCGTTCTCCGGGGAGCGAGAGGAGGCGTTGCGCGAGGGCCTCCAGGCGCTCGGCCTGCATCCGTCCGGACGGGAGACCCTCTACGACGGCATGACCGGTCGCCGCTTTGAGGCGGAGATTTTCATGGGCGTCATCTACTACCAGAAGCTCCACCACATGGTCGCGGGCAAGATGCACATGCGCTCGCGCGGGCCCGTTCAGATCCTCACCCGGCAGCCGACCGAGGGGCGCTCCCGCCAGGGAGGTCTCCGGTTCGGAGAGATGGAGCGCGACTGCCTGATCGGCCACGGCGTCGCGATGGTGATCAAGGACCGCCTGCTCGATCAGTCGGACGGTACGATCCAGTACGTCTGCGGCAACTCGGAGTGCGGCCACATCGCGATCCCCGACGCGCGGGCGGGCTCGCTCCGCTGCCCGAGCTGCGGGAACACCTCGTCCATCTATCCGATCGAGATGAGCTACTCGTTCAAGCTCCTCCTGGAGGAGCTGATCGGACTCGGCGTGATCATGCGGCTCGAGCTCGAGGAGATGCGGTAG
- a CDS encoding DNA-directed RNA polymerase subunit H: MTPATPRTRSKKSSKSPSAPVQARPFVAHHMVPRHEVLSETESRKVLEDLGTPPERLPKILANDPGLKTDLAYVKARDARENLTGRLVRIRRQSETAGEAIAYRLIVPSSGGD; this comes from the coding sequence ATGACTCCTGCAACCCCCCGAACGCGGTCCAAGAAGAGCTCGAAGTCGCCGAGCGCGCCCGTCCAGGCTCGACCGTTCGTCGCCCACCACATGGTGCCCCGCCATGAGGTGCTCAGCGAGACGGAGAGCCGGAAGGTGTTGGAGGACCTCGGGACCCCGCCCGAGCGGCTCCCCAAGATCCTCGCCAACGATCCCGGTCTGAAGACCGATCTCGCCTACGTGAAGGCGCGCGACGCGCGCGAGAACCTCACCGGGCGCCTGGTCCGGATCCGCCGGCAGTCGGAGACGGCGGGGGAAGCGATCGCCTACCGGCTCATCGTCCCGTCGAGCGGGGGGGACTGA
- a CDS encoding UPF0147 family protein: protein MTFSFMAAGERAAPVPSREESASPNVVVGRVLESLTQLADDASLPRSARRAAQSAKDVLAKPGTPEDVRIASAVGVLDDLANNPNLPTHGRTAIWSIMSNLESVQ, encoded by the coding sequence ATGACGTTCTCGTTCATGGCCGCGGGCGAGAGGGCCGCGCCGGTCCCCTCGCGCGAGGAATCCGCGTCCCCGAACGTCGTGGTCGGCCGCGTGCTCGAATCGCTCACGCAGCTCGCCGACGACGCGTCCCTGCCCCGGAGCGCTCGCCGTGCGGCGCAGTCGGCGAAGGACGTGCTCGCCAAGCCCGGGACTCCCGAGGACGTCCGGATCGCGAGCGCCGTCGGCGTGCTCGACGATCTCGCCAACAATCCCAACCTTCCAACACACGGCCGGACCGCGATCTGGTCGATCATGTCCAACCTGGAGAGCGTACAGTGA
- a CDS encoding Lrp/AsnC ligand binding domain-containing protein translates to MSRAVESAFTKAWGDEHVVALIALKVETSEADTVAGEVAKFPEAEDVFLVTGDTDIFLKVRFPHYDELKEFVLHRLPSVAGIRETKTLLVVTTYKEGGEARRP, encoded by the coding sequence GTGAGCCGAGCCGTCGAAAGTGCGTTCACGAAGGCGTGGGGGGATGAACACGTGGTCGCCCTCATCGCTCTCAAGGTCGAGACCAGCGAGGCCGACACCGTCGCCGGCGAGGTGGCGAAGTTCCCCGAGGCCGAGGACGTCTTCCTCGTGACCGGGGACACGGACATCTTTCTCAAGGTGCGCTTTCCCCACTACGACGAACTCAAGGAGTTCGTGCTCCACCGCCTGCCATCGGTCGCGGGCATCCGGGAAACGAAGACGCTGCTCGTCGTCACGACCTACAAGGAAGGCGGGGAGGCGCGCCGACCATGA
- a CDS encoding DEAD/DEAH box helicase, translated as MTDQAHPPRTPAVSSFDELPLSPSLRQGVREMGYREPTPIQREAIPYAVVGRDIIGSAQTGTGKTAAFLLPILERLLKERRGSIYALVLTPTRELALQADEFLRKLGSRTNLRGGVVYGGVGMGDQERALRGGAEIILATPGRLLDHMQRGYVNFRSLRILVLDEGDRMLDMGFLPDVRRILRELPRERQTMLFSATMSPEVSKLAREFLHDPHVVRIGETSRAAEGISHLALPVPMAKKTDLLREVLRDETITSMLVFTRTKHRADRVALQLATMGVRSAVIHGNRSQRQRVQALDAFRSGEMRVLVATDIAARGIDVEGVTHVVNYDVPHEPETYIHRVGRTARAQRRGEAITLVSPEEARDFERIERLLGTPVLRAQVPGFDYSAPPTPTPHPHARSGGAGGGGRQFRRPGGNRGDRGDRGYRGHRAESQRGGDRRGPPRGRR; from the coding sequence ATGACCGACCAGGCTCACCCTCCGAGGACGCCGGCCGTCTCGTCGTTCGACGAGCTTCCCCTCAGCCCGTCCCTTCGACAGGGGGTCCGCGAGATGGGATACCGAGAGCCCACCCCAATCCAGCGCGAAGCGATCCCGTACGCCGTGGTCGGGCGTGACATCATCGGCTCGGCTCAGACGGGGACCGGGAAGACCGCCGCGTTCCTGCTCCCGATCTTGGAGCGTCTCTTGAAGGAGCGTCGGGGATCGATCTATGCCCTCGTTCTCACTCCCACCCGCGAGCTCGCGCTGCAGGCCGACGAATTCCTCCGAAAACTCGGCAGTCGAACGAACCTGCGTGGCGGCGTCGTGTACGGCGGAGTGGGAATGGGGGATCAGGAGCGCGCCTTGCGGGGCGGCGCCGAGATCATCCTTGCCACGCCGGGCCGACTGCTCGATCACATGCAGCGCGGGTACGTCAACTTCCGCTCGCTGCGGATCCTGGTCCTCGACGAGGGGGACCGGATGCTCGACATGGGATTCCTGCCGGACGTCCGGCGGATCCTGCGCGAACTTCCTCGGGAGCGCCAGACGATGCTCTTTTCCGCGACGATGTCCCCCGAGGTTTCCAAACTCGCCCGGGAGTTCCTGCACGATCCCCACGTCGTGCGCATCGGCGAAACCTCGCGGGCGGCCGAGGGGATCTCTCACCTCGCCCTGCCCGTCCCCATGGCCAAGAAGACGGATCTGCTCCGGGAGGTCCTTCGGGACGAGACCATCACGAGCATGCTCGTGTTCACGCGGACCAAACACCGGGCGGACCGGGTCGCGCTCCAGCTAGCGACCATGGGCGTTCGCTCGGCGGTCATCCACGGGAACCGCAGCCAGCGCCAGCGCGTGCAGGCCCTCGACGCCTTCCGCAGCGGAGAGATGCGCGTCCTCGTCGCGACCGACATCGCGGCTCGCGGGATCGATGTCGAAGGAGTAACGCACGTCGTGAACTACGACGTTCCCCACGAACCGGAAACCTACATCCACCGGGTGGGCCGCACCGCGCGCGCCCAGCGCCGGGGCGAAGCCATCACCCTCGTCAGCCCGGAGGAAGCGCGCGACTTCGAACGGATCGAGCGGCTCCTCGGAACCCCGGTGCTTCGGGCCCAGGTCCCGGGATTCGACTATTCGGCCCCCCCCACGCCGACCCCTCACCCCCATGCCCGCTCCGGTGGGGCAGGAGGGGGAGGCCGGCAGTTCCGCCGACCCGGAGGCAATCGCGGGGACCGGGGCGATCGCGGATACCGCGGACATCGCGCGGAATCGCAGCGGGGCGGGGATCGCCGCGGTCCCCCGCGCGGTCGTCGCTAG
- the purS gene encoding phosphoribosylformylglycinamidine synthase subunit PurS: MDPAQRTVRIEVRVSLKPGVMDAEAESVEKALGLLAISPTPVVQTARIYDLEFSGVTVEEARHLAQEAVDRLLANPVVHRVSMRAEPG, translated from the coding sequence GTGGACCCGGCGCAGCGCACGGTGCGGATCGAAGTTCGCGTCTCGCTCAAGCCGGGGGTAATGGATGCCGAAGCGGAGAGCGTAGAGAAGGCACTCGGCCTGCTCGCGATTTCCCCGACGCCCGTCGTACAGACCGCGCGCATCTACGATCTAGAGTTTTCGGGCGTCACCGTCGAAGAGGCCCGCCACCTGGCCCAGGAGGCGGTCGACCGATTGCTCGCCAACCCGGTCGTTCATCGCGTCAGCATGCGTGCCGAACCCGGGTGA
- the purL gene encoding phosphoribosylformylglycinamidine synthase subunit PurL, giving the protein MPNPGEEMQAEIPGAPEPWAPNVQTVPVNRARPAELAKISTERGLGLDREELRRIQEYFRAEGREPTDVELAGLAQSWSEHCSYKSSRVFLKRSFSQLHPKPRVLGTGDAGVMAFEPGWAYALRIESHNHPSAVEPYGGAATGIGGILRDVLAVGGKPIALADPIFFGPLDLDPEALPPGVKSPRYLMDGVVSGIRDYGNRVGVPTVSGGVYFDPSFVVNPLVNVGCVGWLPRSRLLPNRARRPGDRLVLTGGHTGRDGIGGVAFASRELTSQSETESRGAVQLGNPILKEPLIHACLEAFDRGLVQGLKDLGGGGIASAVGELVHAGGFGMRIDLARVPLREPGLAPWEVWISESQERMALDIAPEDVETAAAIFRRYDVPFTDIGQVTRGPLEEIDWDGHPIARLRLGFRVDPKLRHRPYRVRRRRFGRAPSVPDTNLDGLVEELVLAPDSRSREPFLRVYDHEVQGRTVIKPLHGRVTSPSHGDAAVLQPRPESWKGLAIAVAAQPWTCREDPYAGGVAVVEEAARNLYSVGARPDAFTNCLNFGNPEDPRVLGDFSETVRGLAAGARALGFAVPSGNVSFYNGGIGHEIPPTPVLMATGIVPDLRRAITSDLKTSGDALYLVGRSFPELGGSLWARRHSDRPLAPPRPRPAETRRAGEAILAAGRRGWLRAAHDISDGGLAVTLCEMAFGGGFGFSVDLQATGLSSPGLALASEGASRWVVEVAAGRERAFERAMRPNRVARLGAVEPGAGRWLWGATPRASTDLERLYERWRTGPV; this is encoded by the coding sequence GTGCCGAACCCGGGTGAGGAGATGCAGGCCGAGATCCCCGGCGCGCCCGAGCCCTGGGCTCCGAACGTCCAAACCGTACCCGTGAACCGGGCGCGCCCGGCGGAACTTGCGAAAATCTCTACGGAGCGGGGTCTCGGCCTCGACCGGGAAGAGCTCCGCCGGATCCAAGAGTACTTTCGCGCGGAAGGACGAGAACCGACCGACGTCGAGCTCGCCGGCCTCGCGCAGAGCTGGAGCGAGCACTGCAGCTACAAGAGCTCCCGAGTTTTTCTGAAACGATCGTTCTCCCAGCTCCATCCCAAGCCGCGCGTGCTCGGCACCGGGGACGCCGGGGTCATGGCGTTCGAGCCGGGATGGGCCTACGCCCTTCGGATCGAATCCCACAACCATCCGTCCGCGGTCGAGCCGTACGGCGGCGCCGCGACCGGGATCGGCGGGATCCTCCGGGACGTGCTCGCCGTAGGAGGTAAGCCCATCGCGCTCGCCGATCCGATCTTTTTCGGACCGCTCGACCTCGACCCGGAAGCGCTGCCTCCCGGAGTGAAGAGTCCGCGTTACCTGATGGACGGGGTTGTCAGCGGAATCCGCGATTACGGCAACCGCGTCGGGGTTCCCACGGTGAGCGGCGGTGTGTATTTCGATCCGTCGTTCGTGGTCAACCCCCTCGTCAACGTCGGATGCGTGGGCTGGCTTCCGAGATCGCGACTTCTTCCGAATCGCGCGCGACGCCCCGGGGACCGGCTCGTCCTGACCGGCGGGCACACCGGTCGAGACGGGATCGGTGGCGTCGCGTTCGCGTCGCGCGAATTGACGTCCCAGAGCGAGACGGAGTCGCGCGGAGCGGTCCAGCTCGGTAACCCGATTCTGAAGGAGCCGTTGATACACGCCTGCCTAGAGGCCTTCGATCGCGGGCTCGTGCAGGGACTGAAGGATCTCGGAGGGGGTGGGATCGCGAGCGCCGTCGGTGAGCTCGTGCACGCCGGAGGCTTCGGTATGCGGATCGATCTCGCACGCGTCCCGCTGCGCGAGCCCGGTCTGGCTCCTTGGGAGGTCTGGATCTCCGAGTCGCAGGAGCGAATGGCGCTGGACATCGCCCCCGAAGACGTGGAGACGGCCGCGGCGATCTTCCGTCGGTACGACGTCCCATTCACCGATATCGGTCAGGTCACGCGGGGGCCCCTCGAGGAGATCGACTGGGACGGTCACCCCATCGCACGGCTGCGACTCGGGTTCCGGGTCGACCCGAAGCTGCGTCACCGGCCCTATCGGGTCCGACGCCGACGGTTCGGTCGCGCGCCGTCGGTCCCCGACACGAACCTCGATGGATTGGTGGAGGAGCTAGTGCTCGCGCCGGATTCTCGCTCTCGCGAGCCCTTCCTGCGGGTCTATGATCACGAGGTCCAGGGGCGCACCGTGATCAAGCCCCTCCACGGGCGCGTCACGAGCCCCTCGCACGGAGACGCGGCCGTCCTTCAACCCCGGCCCGAAAGCTGGAAGGGGCTCGCTATCGCGGTCGCCGCCCAGCCCTGGACCTGCCGGGAGGATCCGTATGCGGGGGGCGTCGCGGTGGTCGAAGAAGCGGCCCGCAATCTCTACTCGGTCGGCGCGCGGCCGGACGCGTTCACCAATTGTTTGAACTTCGGGAATCCGGAAGATCCGCGCGTCCTCGGCGACTTTTCCGAGACCGTCCGCGGGCTGGCGGCCGGCGCGCGCGCGCTCGGCTTCGCGGTCCCTTCCGGCAATGTCAGCTTCTACAACGGAGGCATCGGGCACGAGATCCCCCCGACTCCCGTCCTCATGGCGACGGGGATCGTTCCCGATCTGCGGCGGGCGATCACGTCGGATCTGAAGACGAGCGGCGACGCGCTCTACCTCGTCGGTCGCTCGTTCCCGGAGCTCGGGGGCTCACTGTGGGCACGCCGTCATTCCGATCGACCTCTTGCGCCGCCGCGGCCCCGCCCTGCGGAGACCCGACGCGCCGGGGAAGCGATCCTAGCGGCCGGACGCCGGGGGTGGCTGCGCGCGGCTCACGACATCTCGGATGGAGGGCTCGCCGTGACCCTGTGCGAAATGGCGTTCGGGGGCGGATTCGGATTCTCCGTGGACCTCCAAGCGACCGGCCTGAGCTCTCCAGGACTCGCGCTCGCGAGCGAAGGCGCGTCGCGCTGGGTCGTGGAAGTGGCGGCCGGCCGCGAGCGTGCGTTCGAACGAGCGATGCGGCCGAACCGAGTGGCGCGCCTGGGCGCGGTCGAGCCGGGAGCCGGACGTTGGCTCTGGGGGGCGACCCCTCGGGCAAGCACCGATCTTGAGCGACTGTACGAGCGCTGGCGGACCGGCCCGGTCTAG
- a CDS encoding diphthine--ammonia ligase, producing the protein MTVTALVSGGKDSIFSAYLADTQGWTVDELLVLRPEDPDSWMFHTPNLALVALQAEAWGKRCRSEPVAGRSEADEDNALRSALSTAHGPVVVGAIASSYQWSRLSRIADEIDRRVYAPLWGKDGSIVVRAEIDAGLDIRMIHLSAEPLTEELLGLRLDLALLTELERRSREQRRFHPAGEGGEFETLVVDAPFFDRRIALDETHVEERGGARRLTVDRAHLEAKLTPGGPRTGGRTA; encoded by the coding sequence ATGACCGTCACCGCGCTCGTCTCGGGCGGCAAGGACTCGATCTTTTCGGCGTACCTTGCCGACACCCAGGGATGGACGGTCGACGAGCTCCTCGTCCTTCGGCCGGAAGACCCAGATTCTTGGATGTTCCACACGCCGAACCTCGCGCTGGTGGCGCTCCAGGCGGAAGCGTGGGGAAAGCGGTGCCGCTCCGAGCCGGTCGCCGGCCGCAGCGAGGCGGATGAAGACAACGCTCTCCGTTCGGCCCTCTCCACCGCTCACGGACCCGTGGTCGTCGGAGCGATCGCCTCCTCCTACCAATGGTCGCGCCTCTCGCGCATCGCCGACGAGATCGATCGGCGGGTGTACGCTCCGCTGTGGGGCAAGGACGGATCGATCGTGGTCCGCGCCGAGATCGACGCGGGACTTGACATCCGGATGATCCATCTCTCGGCCGAGCCCTTGACCGAGGAGCTCCTGGGCCTACGGCTCGACCTTGCTCTCTTGACCGAACTCGAGCGGCGGAGCCGGGAGCAGCGGCGCTTCCACCCGGCCGGCGAAGGTGGAGAGTTCGAGACCCTCGTCGTCGACGCTCCCTTCTTCGACCGGCGGATCGCGCTGGACGAAACGCATGTCGAAGAGCGGGGCGGTGCCCGGCGACTCACCGTGGACCGCGCCCACCTGGAGGCCAAGCTGACACCGGGTGGACCGAGGACGGGAGGCAGGACCGCGTGA
- a CDS encoding class I SAM-dependent methyltransferase, with product MTLSRTFSPPAEAEVARRRLGDPRARANVRWLSALLGLPPRSVQRTLKETGAFVSVDQEIHDRLRSGGRSNYAQFRAPLELYTIVRSLRPEHVIETGVSSGVSSAHLLLALRRNRRGTLHSIDFPTHQRGAQLGPSESPVSLPPGRSTGWAIPPSLRHGWDLRIGPSQRLLPELVEDLPSIGLFLHDSLHTSAHLTFELETVRPKLAAGAVVLADNTAWTGKAFPRFARRVGSRLHRRGRGDLVGFRFDPGRVLAPSPP from the coding sequence GTGACCCTCTCCCGAACCTTCTCGCCTCCCGCGGAGGCCGAAGTAGCGCGTCGACGGCTCGGCGACCCGCGGGCACGAGCGAACGTGCGATGGCTCTCCGCGCTGCTCGGTCTCCCGCCGCGATCGGTGCAACGGACCCTGAAGGAGACCGGCGCGTTCGTGAGCGTCGATCAGGAGATCCACGATCGGCTTCGGTCCGGTGGCCGGAGCAACTACGCTCAGTTCCGTGCCCCGCTCGAGCTCTACACGATCGTGCGGTCTCTTCGCCCCGAACACGTGATCGAGACCGGGGTCAGTAGCGGCGTCTCCTCGGCGCATCTCCTCCTCGCGTTGCGCCGGAACCGACGCGGGACCCTGCACTCAATCGACTTCCCCACGCATCAACGAGGAGCCCAACTCGGCCCGAGCGAATCTCCGGTTTCTCTGCCTCCGGGCCGCTCGACCGGCTGGGCGATTCCGCCGTCCCTTCGACACGGCTGGGACCTCAGGATCGGCCCAAGCCAACGCCTCCTCCCCGAGCTCGTGGAGGACCTTCCCTCGATCGGCTTGTTCCTGCACGACAGCCTGCATACGAGCGCGCACCTCACCTTCGAGCTCGAGACGGTGCGCCCCAAACTGGCCGCGGGCGCGGTGGTGCTCGCCGACAACACGGCCTGGACAGGGAAGGCATTCCCTCGATTCGCGCGACGGGTCGGATCGCGCTTGCATCGTCGAGGGAGGGGCGACCTCGTCGGCTTCCGATTCGACCCGGGACGAGTTCTCGCGCCGTCGCCTCCCTAG